A part of Chitinimonas koreensis genomic DNA contains:
- a CDS encoding DUF6882 domain-containing protein yields MARQKRAGTLGNHADACFRLLQEKQNGLNERFQLDRYPRWDYDQPTAQLVFSGADIPDLIFDIEFAGTLSTAGNTWKWAWANFSLLPAVRSRIAAVREHGEAHDYPYLTVPLWTADEEDGWYMAGIAAEILGGHGVYRAPTGNGYVFMVMMGVRHAH; encoded by the coding sequence CTGGCCCGACAAAAACGCGCAGGAACTCTGGGGAACCATGCCGACGCGTGCTTCCGCCTGCTGCAGGAAAAGCAGAACGGCCTGAACGAGCGTTTTCAGCTCGACCGCTATCCTCGCTGGGATTATGACCAGCCGACGGCGCAGCTCGTCTTCTCGGGTGCCGACATTCCCGACCTGATCTTCGACATCGAATTCGCCGGCACGCTGTCGACCGCGGGCAATACCTGGAAGTGGGCCTGGGCGAACTTCAGCCTGCTGCCGGCCGTCCGCTCGCGCATCGCCGCCGTCCGCGAGCATGGCGAGGCGCATGACTACCCGTATCTCACCGTTCCCTTATGGACTGCTGACGAGGAAGACGGCTGGTACATGGCGGGCATCGCGGCCGAGATATTGGGTGGGCACGGGGTCTATCGGGCACCGACCGGCAATGGCTATGTATTCATGGTGATGATGGGCGTGCGCCATGCGCACTGA
- a CDS encoding RES family NAD+ phosphorylase encodes MLYCADSIALACLETLVHLRGGGLPLNRYLVRIEIPDALWDAAERVDAAALVGWDALPAGKTSLDHGEAWVRGMRSAVMLVPSIVVPEECNVLVNPRHPGVGGITASKVRRWVYDSRTA; translated from the coding sequence ATGCTCTACTGCGCCGACAGCATCGCACTGGCCTGCCTGGAGACGCTGGTGCACCTGCGCGGCGGCGGACTGCCGCTGAACCGCTACCTGGTACGGATCGAGATTCCGGATGCGCTGTGGGACGCGGCCGAACGGGTCGATGCAGCGGCGCTGGTGGGGTGGGATGCGTTGCCGGCGGGGAAGACCAGCCTGGACCATGGCGAGGCCTGGGTCCGCGGCATGCGGTCGGCAGTAATGTTGGTGCCGTCCATCGTGGTACCGGAGGAATGCAATGTGCTGGTGAATCCGCGGCATCCGGGGGTGGGTGGAATTACGGCAAGCAAGGTGCGGAGGTGGGTGTACGACTCGCGAACAGCATAG
- a CDS encoding GbsR/MarR family transcriptional regulator, giving the protein MGSRWGVNRTVGQIYALLYISGKPLCADEIGETLGFSRSNVGIGIKELQSWRLVKLMHVPGDRRDFFEPPKDVWDIFRVLVEERRRREIEPTLSMLREALLEKPDNEADRIAQARMREMHQLIDLTTGWLDEVQRLSPDTVINLMRLGAKVQKLLEFADKLKLGGRDESSR; this is encoded by the coding sequence ATGGGCTCGCGCTGGGGGGTGAACCGCACCGTCGGCCAGATCTACGCGCTGCTCTACATCAGCGGCAAGCCGCTGTGCGCCGACGAGATCGGCGAGACGCTTGGCTTCTCGCGTTCCAACGTCGGCATCGGCATCAAGGAGCTGCAGAGCTGGCGGCTGGTGAAGCTGATGCACGTGCCGGGCGACCGGCGCGATTTCTTCGAGCCGCCCAAGGACGTGTGGGACATCTTCCGCGTGCTGGTCGAGGAGCGGCGCCGGCGCGAGATCGAGCCGACGCTGTCCATGCTGCGCGAGGCGCTGCTGGAAAAGCCCGACAACGAGGCCGACCGCATCGCCCAGGCGCGCATGCGCGAGATGCACCAGCTGATCGACCTGACCACCGGCTGGCTCGACGAGGTGCAACGCCTGTCGCCCGACACGGTCATCAATCTGATGCGGCTCGGCGCCAAGGTGCAGAAGCTGCTGGAGTTCGCCGACAAGCTCAAGCTCGGCGGGCGCGACGAATCGTCACGCTGA
- the cydB gene encoding cytochrome d ubiquinol oxidase subunit II encodes MLDYETLKLVWWGLLVVLLIGFALMDGFDMGVGMLLPFVGRSDGERRVAINVVGPTWEGNQVWLVLAGGAVFAAWPLVYAAGFSTFYFALVLMLCALFLRPVGFDYRSKLADPRWRGAWDWGLFVGGLVPAVVFGIAIGNLFVGLSFRFDDSMRVTYGGGLLQQLNAFGLFCGLVSATMLALHGATMLVLRTEGAVFERARRFGGVLGLALAALFALGGLWLARMDGFAVLAQGDAGLALSPFDKTVVLAQGAWLGNYARWPWLWTMPALGLAGALLAAVAAWRGWRWPAFLASGAAVVGILLTAGLSLFPFVLPSRLDPRSSLTLWDASSSHATLWAMLLVTVALLPVVIAYTGWVYRVLRGPVTVERIRREDHTAY; translated from the coding sequence ATGCTCGACTACGAAACCTTGAAGCTCGTCTGGTGGGGCCTCCTGGTGGTGCTGCTGATCGGCTTCGCCCTGATGGACGGCTTCGACATGGGCGTCGGCATGCTGCTGCCCTTCGTCGGCCGCAGCGACGGGGAACGCCGCGTCGCCATCAACGTGGTCGGCCCGACCTGGGAGGGCAACCAGGTCTGGCTGGTGCTGGCCGGCGGCGCGGTGTTCGCGGCCTGGCCGCTGGTCTACGCGGCCGGCTTCTCGACCTTCTACTTCGCCCTGGTGCTGATGTTGTGCGCGCTGTTCCTGCGCCCGGTCGGCTTCGACTATCGCAGCAAGCTGGCCGATCCGCGCTGGCGCGGCGCCTGGGACTGGGGTCTGTTCGTCGGCGGACTGGTGCCGGCGGTGGTGTTCGGCATCGCCATCGGCAACCTGTTCGTCGGCCTGTCGTTCCGCTTCGACGACAGCATGCGGGTGACTTATGGCGGAGGCCTGCTGCAGCAGCTCAATGCCTTCGGCCTGTTCTGCGGCCTGGTGTCGGCCACCATGCTGGCGCTGCACGGCGCGACCATGCTGGTGCTGCGCACCGAGGGCGCGGTGTTCGAGCGGGCGCGGCGCTTCGGTGGCGTGCTGGGCCTGGCGCTGGCCGCGCTGTTCGCGCTCGGCGGGCTGTGGCTGGCGCGGATGGACGGCTTCGCCGTGCTGGCGCAGGGCGACGCGGGCCTGGCGCTGTCGCCGTTCGACAAGACGGTGGTGCTGGCCCAGGGCGCCTGGCTCGGCAACTACGCGCGCTGGCCGTGGCTGTGGACCATGCCGGCGCTGGGCCTGGCCGGCGCGCTGCTGGCTGCGGTGGCGGCCTGGCGCGGCTGGCGCTGGCCGGCCTTCCTCGCCAGCGGCGCGGCCGTCGTCGGCATCCTGCTGACGGCCGGGCTGTCGCTGTTCCCCTTCGTGCTGCCGTCGCGGCTCGATCCGCGCAGCAGCCTCACGCTGTGGGACGCCAGCTCCAGCCACGCCACGCTGTGGGCCATGCTGCTGGTGACGGTGGCGCTGCTGCCGGTGGTGATCGCCTACACCGGCTGGGTTTACCGCGTGCTGCGCGGGCCGGTGACGGTGGAGCGGATCCGCCGCGAGGACCATACGGCGTATTGA
- a CDS encoding VOC family protein, translating into MASKNTICLWYDNAALEAAEFYARTFPDSAVGAVHRAPGDYPSGKEGDVLTVEFTVMGIPCLGLNGGPAFKHDEAFSFQVATDDQAETDRLWHAIVGNGGQESACGWCKDKWGLSWQITPRVLTEAIASPDRAAAKRAFAAMMEMGKIDIAAIEAAVRG; encoded by the coding sequence ATGGCCAGCAAGAACACGATCTGCCTCTGGTACGACAACGCCGCGCTGGAAGCCGCGGAGTTCTACGCCAGGACCTTTCCGGACAGCGCGGTCGGCGCGGTCCACCGCGCGCCGGGCGACTATCCCTCGGGCAAGGAGGGCGACGTCCTGACCGTCGAGTTCACCGTGATGGGCATCCCCTGCCTCGGCCTCAACGGCGGCCCGGCGTTCAAGCACGACGAGGCGTTCTCGTTCCAGGTCGCGACCGACGACCAGGCCGAGACCGACCGGCTGTGGCACGCGATCGTCGGCAACGGCGGCCAGGAAAGCGCCTGCGGCTGGTGCAAGGACAAGTGGGGCCTGTCGTGGCAGATCACGCCGCGCGTGCTGACGGAGGCGATCGCCAGTCCTGATCGCGCGGCGGCCAAGCGGGCGTTCGCGGCGATGATGGAGATGGGGAAGATCGATATCGCGGCGATCGAGGCGGCGGTGCGAGGTTGA
- the cydX gene encoding cytochrome bd-I oxidase subunit CydX — translation MWYFTWILGLGLALAFGIINVMWLESNYAFGQRDEEETRKRFERFREPD, via the coding sequence ATGTGGTACTTCACCTGGATACTGGGCCTGGGCCTCGCGCTGGCCTTCGGCATCATCAACGTGATGTGGCTCGAATCGAACTACGCCTTCGGCCAGCGCGACGAGGAGGAGACGCGGAAGCGCTTCGAGCGCTTCCGCGAGCCGGACTGA
- a CDS encoding antitoxin Xre-like helix-turn-helix domain-containing protein, whose protein sequence is MKTSGKTQEPAAPAYVINPRAKSRSAAQVEPAGDGKVTLVDFAGIYQLPVTERIALIRRGVPARDVKEMVRRMGAPQDAMLKVIRLPVATVNRKASRDETLSLEESERAIGMSMLIGQVEAMVAQSGDAAGFDAARWLAHWLEEPNPALGNQRPADYMDTAEGFGLVARVLAAMQGGSYL, encoded by the coding sequence ATGAAGACAAGCGGCAAGACGCAAGAGCCCGCTGCGCCCGCCTACGTGATCAACCCGCGCGCCAAGTCGCGCAGCGCCGCCCAGGTCGAGCCCGCCGGCGACGGCAAGGTCACGCTGGTCGACTTCGCCGGCATCTACCAGTTGCCCGTCACCGAGCGCATCGCGCTGATTCGCCGCGGCGTGCCGGCACGCGACGTGAAGGAGATGGTGCGCCGCATGGGCGCGCCGCAGGACGCGATGCTGAAGGTGATCCGCCTGCCGGTGGCCACGGTGAACCGCAAGGCATCGCGCGACGAAACGCTGTCGCTCGAGGAAAGCGAGCGCGCCATCGGCATGTCGATGCTGATCGGCCAGGTCGAGGCGATGGTCGCCCAGTCCGGCGACGCCGCCGGCTTCGACGCCGCCCGCTGGCTGGCGCACTGGCTCGAGGAACCGAACCCGGCGCTCGGCAACCAGCGCCCGGCCGACTACATGGACACCGCCGAAGGCTTCGGCCTGGTCGCCCGCGTGCTGGCGGCCATGCAGGGCGGCAGCTACCTGTGA
- the cydP gene encoding cytochrome oxidase putative small subunit CydP: MDDDPGRGRPPYPTANTPPARQATAPRPTFWSRYRIEITAVVILKIALIFLARQLWFSEPVARHMRVEPQRIERQLLGSPMAGTAPTATGQAPAAVQKADATAADAAPGRPVAPPGDAGAAAVPRAEAADPASRGDAAGPDRIPLSTPRSPS, translated from the coding sequence ATGGACGACGACCCCGGGCGCGGACGCCCGCCTTACCCTACCGCCAATACGCCGCCGGCCCGTCAGGCCACGGCGCCGCGGCCTACCTTCTGGTCGCGCTACCGGATCGAGATCACCGCGGTGGTGATCCTCAAGATCGCGCTGATCTTCCTCGCCAGGCAGCTGTGGTTCAGCGAGCCGGTGGCGCGCCATATGCGGGTCGAGCCGCAGCGGATCGAACGGCAGCTGCTCGGCAGCCCGATGGCCGGCACGGCGCCCACCGCCACCGGGCAGGCGCCCGCCGCCGTACAGAAGGCCGATGCGACCGCTGCCGATGCCGCGCCGGGCCGCCCCGTTGCGCCGCCTGGCGATGCCGGCGCCGCGGCCGTGCCCCGCGCCGAAGCCGCCGATCCCGCCTCGCGCGGCGATGCCGCCGGCCCCGACCGAATCCCTCTTTCCACTCCCCGGAGCCCGTCATGA
- a CDS encoding cytochrome ubiquinol oxidase subunit I: MISPDDVVTLSRLQFALTAMFHFLFVPLTLGLSWILVICEAVYVMTGQQVYKDMTRFWGKLFGINFAMGVATGLTLEFQFGTNWAYYSHYVGDIFGVPLAIEGMMAFFLESTFIGLFFFGWERLSRVKHLMVTALLALGTNLSALWILIANAWMQNPVGAVFNYHTMRMELSSLSAVFFNPVAQAKFVHTVAAGYVCGSMFVLGISAYYLLKARDTAFALRSFAVAAGFGLASALSVIVLGDESGYTTGEVQKVKLAAIEAEWETHPAPAGITVFGLPNQEAERTDYAVKIPYLLGLIATRSVDEKVTGIKELKREHAQRIRNGIEAYAALTRLKAGDESEQTKRRFAQYQGDLGYGLLLKKYTPDVVDATEAQIAQAVEDTIPRVAPLFWAFRGMVGLGMLFLFVFGASFWFLVRKRLAPQRWLLRLCVFSIPLPWVAIELGWFVAEYGRQPWSISGVLPTHLSVSSVDASQVWTSLVGIGAIYLGLFVVEMYLMLKYIRLGPASLGTGRYHGENEAEAAA; this comes from the coding sequence ATGATCTCCCCCGACGACGTGGTCACGCTGTCGCGCCTGCAGTTCGCGCTGACCGCGATGTTCCACTTCCTGTTCGTCCCGCTCACGCTCGGCCTGTCGTGGATTCTGGTGATCTGCGAGGCGGTCTACGTGATGACCGGCCAGCAGGTCTACAAGGACATGACCCGCTTCTGGGGCAAGCTGTTCGGCATCAATTTCGCCATGGGCGTGGCCACCGGGCTGACGCTGGAATTCCAGTTCGGCACCAACTGGGCCTACTACTCGCACTACGTCGGCGACATCTTCGGCGTGCCGCTGGCGATCGAGGGGATGATGGCCTTCTTCCTCGAATCGACCTTCATCGGCCTGTTCTTCTTCGGCTGGGAGCGGCTGAGCCGGGTGAAGCACCTGATGGTGACCGCGCTGCTGGCGCTCGGCACCAACCTGTCGGCGCTGTGGATCCTGATCGCCAACGCCTGGATGCAGAACCCGGTCGGCGCGGTGTTCAACTACCACACCATGCGGATGGAGCTGTCCAGCCTGTCGGCGGTGTTCTTCAACCCGGTGGCGCAGGCCAAGTTCGTCCACACCGTGGCGGCCGGCTACGTCTGCGGCTCGATGTTCGTGCTCGGCATTTCGGCCTACTACCTGCTCAAGGCGCGCGACACCGCCTTCGCGCTGCGCTCGTTCGCGGTGGCGGCGGGCTTCGGCCTCGCCTCGGCGCTGTCGGTGATCGTGCTCGGCGACGAGTCGGGCTACACCACCGGCGAGGTGCAGAAGGTGAAGCTCGCCGCCATCGAGGCCGAGTGGGAGACCCATCCGGCGCCGGCCGGCATCACGGTGTTCGGCCTGCCCAACCAGGAGGCCGAGCGCACCGACTACGCGGTCAAGATCCCCTACCTGCTGGGCCTGATCGCCACCCGCTCGGTCGACGAGAAGGTGACCGGCATCAAGGAGCTCAAGCGCGAGCACGCCCAGCGCATCCGCAACGGCATCGAGGCCTATGCGGCGCTGACCCGGCTCAAGGCCGGCGACGAATCGGAACAGACCAAGCGGCGCTTCGCCCAGTACCAGGGCGACCTCGGCTACGGCCTCTTGCTGAAGAAGTACACGCCCGACGTGGTCGATGCGACCGAGGCGCAGATCGCCCAGGCGGTCGAGGACACCATTCCGCGCGTGGCGCCGCTGTTCTGGGCGTTCCGCGGCATGGTCGGGCTCGGCATGCTGTTCCTGTTCGTGTTCGGCGCTAGTTTCTGGTTCCTGGTGCGCAAGCGGCTGGCGCCGCAGCGCTGGCTGCTCAGGCTGTGCGTGTTCTCGATCCCGCTGCCTTGGGTGGCGATCGAACTCGGCTGGTTCGTCGCCGAGTACGGCCGCCAGCCGTGGAGCATCAGCGGCGTGCTGCCGACCCACCTGTCGGTGTCCAGCGTCGACGCCAGTCAGGTGTGGACCAGCCTGGTCGGCATCGGCGCGATCTACCTCGGCCTGTTCGTGGTCGAGATGTACCTGATGCTCAAGTACATCCGGCTGGGGCCGGCGAGCCTCGGGACCGGGCGCTATCACGGCGAGAACGAGGCGGAGGCGGCGGCATGA